The Hydrogenobacter thermophilus TK-6 genome window below encodes:
- a CDS encoding lysophospholipid acyltransferase family protein: MSADCPLSLFARVFLAPFCPAVKPLFRKLFKVKVHGLENLPEGGYIVASNHRSHLDPPVLNSAFPKHLTFIAKEELFKVPVLGALLPHMGAIPIKRGAGDIETLELSLELLHRGCRLCIFPEGTRANPGEFLKPKLGVGLLAIKSAKPVVPVYIEGTDYVLPRGKKLPSLSHPIRVYIGKPKRYDFLEDNPKGYRTASNLIMEEIKKLSFKS; encoded by the coding sequence ATGTCCGCTGATTGTCCTTTAAGCCTTTTTGCTAGGGTATTTCTTGCTCCTTTTTGTCCTGCTGTGAAACCGCTCTTTAGAAAACTCTTTAAAGTAAAGGTTCATGGGCTTGAAAACCTTCCAGAAGGTGGCTACATAGTGGCTTCTAACCACAGAAGCCATCTTGACCCGCCCGTTTTAAACTCAGCATTCCCTAAGCATCTTACCTTTATAGCCAAGGAGGAACTTTTTAAGGTACCTGTATTGGGTGCTTTGCTTCCCCACATGGGAGCTATACCTATAAAGAGGGGTGCAGGAGATATAGAAACTCTTGAGCTTTCCCTGGAACTTCTTCACAGAGGATGCAGGCTGTGCATATTCCCAGAGGGAACAAGGGCAAACCCCGGAGAGTTTTTAAAGCCAAAGCTTGGGGTAGGACTGCTGGCTATAAAGAGCGCAAAACCCGTTGTACCCGTTTACATAGAAGGCACAGATTATGTCCTTCCCAGAGGCAAAAAGTTGCCGTCCCTTAGCCACCCTATACGCGTCTACATAGGAAAACCCAAAAGATACGACTTTTTGGAAGATAACCCAAAAGGCTACAGAACCGCCTCCAACCTGATAATGGAAGAGATAAAAAAGCTGAGTTTCAAATCCTAG
- a CDS encoding universal stress protein, whose amino-acid sequence MIKMPLIYISLEEEERGFLEYVSTILKKLNLTPLILYSKTLLSDPIGYITQRQEEHSLYQQINKFVGNYLDKFETYVSFEGIEKVVDKLMCDHGVDMAFFRYKKQLFSKSLPEKVMNSLQELKMWIYKDGCPPQISSLCIPVDFSERTLKQWNFLEYLKEHFSLNFRLVYALNVARLKNKLSSEEYQKLLKDKKDEAVHLLKEMFGDKQLELDLLEEDPYNGLSKHINSGDYNLLLISKRGKGMAKFVGSVSQHLTRTVRCPLIVL is encoded by the coding sequence ATGATAAAAATGCCCCTCATATACATTAGCCTGGAGGAAGAAGAGAGGGGTTTTTTGGAGTATGTAAGCACCATTTTGAAAAAACTAAATCTGACGCCGCTTATACTTTACTCAAAGACCCTTCTTTCTGACCCCATAGGCTACATAACTCAAAGGCAAGAGGAACATAGCCTCTATCAGCAAATAAACAAATTTGTGGGAAATTACTTGGACAAGTTTGAAACTTATGTGAGCTTTGAAGGTATAGAGAAGGTGGTAGACAAGCTTATGTGTGATCATGGCGTAGATATGGCTTTCTTCAGATACAAAAAGCAGCTTTTTAGCAAATCTCTGCCGGAAAAGGTTATGAACAGCTTGCAAGAGCTGAAAATGTGGATATACAAAGACGGATGCCCTCCCCAAATTAGCAGTCTGTGTATACCTGTTGATTTTTCCGAAAGAACCTTAAAGCAGTGGAACTTTTTGGAGTATTTGAAGGAGCATTTCTCTTTAAATTTTAGGCTTGTTTATGCCTTAAACGTGGCAAGGCTCAAAAATAAGCTATCCTCAGAGGAGTATCAGAAACTCTTAAAAGACAAAAAAGACGAAGCCGTGCATCTTCTTAAAGAGATGTTTGGGGATAAACAGTTGGAGCTTGACCTCCTTGAGGAGGACCCCTACAACGGTCTTTCTAAGCACATAAACTCGGGAGACTACAACCTCCTTCTTATCAGCAAAAGAGGTAAAGGGATGGCAAAATTTGTAGGAAGCGTATCCCAGCACCTTACGAGGACGGTAAGATGTCCGCTGATTGTCCTTTAA